GGGCGGACAACGCTCATCGTGGCGCACCGCCTGGCGACGGTGAAAAAAGCGGACAGGATTGTGGTGCTGGAGGACGGCGGCATTGTCGCCACCGGTACCCATGACCAGCTGGTGGCCGAAGGTGGGCTCTATGCCCGTCTGGCCCGGCTGCAATTCACCGAAGGTCTGGCCGCCGAATAACCCACAAACCTGAAAACGCGTTTCAAAGCCTCGGATGAATGTCCGGGGCTTTGACTTTTTTGTGCAGTTGACAGTGAACCACCTCGGCATGGGGCCATGCCACCCGAAACATCCATCAAGCCCATTTGATGACGGAATAATTTCGATGAGTTTTACAAATATCCAGTGGCTGCCCGGGCTGGATTTATGCCGTTTCCCTGTCTAGAAAAGGATAGTATTCGACAAAAGGATTCATTTGATGAGATTTCGCAACGCACACAGTTCTGGGTTTCGCTCATTCTTGAGGCCGGCAACATGTATGGGGCTGGCACTTCTGGCAGGCTGTAGCGGAGCACCGGGACCCTCTGTGCCGTATCAGCAGGGCCACAGTATGGCAGCGGCCAAAGCAGCAGTGGCTGAATGCTCCCCGCATGCACAAAAAGGCGGTAACACTGCAGTGATCGGCAGCTATGCCGCTGGCGTCGTGTTAGGCGGGATTATAGTTGGCCCGCTTGTCGTCTATTCGGATCAGGATGATATCCGCGACAGCGGCGAAGCGGCCGCAGTGGACAGATGCTTGGCGGATCTTGGCTATACCCGGCGAAATCTGACTGCCGAAGAAATCCGTGTCCTGAACTTGACCCACGGCGCACGGCGCAAAGTGCTATTGGACCATCTTGTGGCTGGCGGCACACTTGAAACATATGGTGGCACCGGCGTTTGACGAACCGACACCTGTCAATACCTGGCTGTCAGTTCTAAGGGATGAACACCAGTACTTACCTGCCCGTTTGCGAAGAATTGCGTAGCGTCATTTCTTAGTTGCCTTTGGGTGACCCAATGCCTGCGCTTGCGTCACTCAGATTTTCCTCGCATCTTGGAGCAAAGCATAAAACAGGCCCACAGCAAGTGGGTACCAAGGGAGGGACGTCATGCCGTTTGCCGGGATTGAGGATCGTAATGCGCTGGAAAATGAAATGCCGTATGATCAACGGGATTTACCCGCGACATTATATGGTCTTTTGTCGCGAACCGCAGGCAAACACCCAAACAGCAAGGCGGTCAGTTATCAAATCCTGTCCGGACCGGCTGACAAGGCTGAGACCCTCACCTGGAGTCAGCTGAAAGACAAGACAACGCAGGCTGCCAATTTGTTTCGCTCGCTTGGTGTCGGCGAGAAAGATGTGGTTGCCTATGTACTCCCCAACTGCAGCGAGGCGATCTTCTCGTTTCTGGGCGGCGCGGTTGCGGGTATCGTCAACCCGATCAATCCTCTGCTCGAACCAGAGCAGATTGCGTCCATCCTGCGCGAGACCAATGCCACGGTTGTGGTCACCCTCATGCCCTTCCCCAAAACCGATGTCGCCCAGAAAGTGGCCGAGGCAGTGCGCCATGCCCCCAATGTAAACACCGTTCTTGAGGTGGATCTGAACCGCTATCTGACACCGCCCAAATCCTGGATTGTGCCTTTGATCCGGCCCAAACTGGAGGGCAAGGAAAAGATCGCCCATGCGACTTACAAAAACTTTGGCAAAGAGCTGGCCAAGCAGTCCACCTCTCTGGATTTTGCCGACAGCACCGGCGACCGGGTGGCCTGTTATTTCCACACCGGTGGCACCACCGGCATGCCCAAAGTGGCGCAACACAAATACTCTGGCATGATCTATAATGGCTGGTTGGGTCATACCCTGTTGTTCACTGAAGAAGACAACATCATGTGCCCGCTGCCGCTGTTCCATGTCTTTGCCTGCCACGTCATTTTAATGCCTGCCATTTCCTCGGGCGCGCATGTGGTGTTTCCGACCCCGCAGGGCTATCGCGGTGAAGGGGTGTTCGACAATTTCTGGAAACTGATCGAACGCTGGAAGATCACATTTATTATCACAGTGCCAACGGCCATTTCGGCGATGATGCAGCGCCCGATTGATGCAGATGTTTCAACCGTAAAGACCGCCTTTTCCGGCTCGGCCCCCCTGCCCGTTGAACTGTTCAATCGCTTTGAAAAAGCCACTGGCATGTCCATTATCGAGGGCTATGGCCTGACCGAAGCCACCTGCCTGGTATCGTGCAACCCTGTAAACGGCACCAAAAAAATCGGATCAACTGGCATTCTGTTCCCCTATACGGACGTGAAGATCGTCAAGGGCTCAGCGGATGGCCCGGTAGAAAGCGCCGAGGACGAGATCGGCGAGATCTGTGTCTCCAATCCTGGTGTTTACGCAGGCAACACCTATACCGAAGCGGCCAAGAATGCTGACCTGTATTATTTCGACACATACCTGCGCACCGGGGATCTGGGCCGGATCGACGAAGACGGCTATCTGTGGATCACCGGGCGCGCCAAGGACCTGATCATCCGGGGCGGCCACAATATTGACCCGGCCGAGATCGAGGAGGCGCTGCTGGGCCATGAGGCTGTGGCCTTTGCCGGAGCCATCGGTCAACCGGACGCCCATGCGGGCGAGCTGCCCTGTGCCTTTGTCGAACTGGTCAACGGGGCCTCGGTCACACCCGAGGAATTGCTGGACTTCTGCAAGTTGCACGTCCACGAACGCGCCGCCATTCCCAAACATATGACCATTCTGGACGAGTTGCCAAAGACCGCCGTTGGCAAGGTGTTCAAACCGGACCTGCGCCGCAGTGCCATCACCCGGGTCTACAACCAGGCCCTGACCAAGGCGGACCTGGCGGCACGGGTTGAAAACGTGATCGATGACAAAAAGCGCGGTTTGGTTGCTCAAGTTGCGACCAATGGCATTTCAGAAGATCAAATCGGCAAGGTGCTCGGTGGCTTTACCCGCCCCTGGGAGCCGATGCCAAACCCGTAAATCGGTTCTGATGACGTCAAGAAAGCGCCCCTGGGGCGCTTTCTTTGTTTGGGAGATTGACCAAATCTGGTCTAGTCTCGCAAAAACTCGGCGAGGGATCTGGGATGGACTATGAAAAACAAATCGATGCCGAGACCTGGGATTTCATCCGCAAAACCGGCGAAAGCTATGCCGATGGCGCAGTCGCGCTGAGCATTGACGAGCAACGCGACAACTATGATGCCATGTGTCGTGATTTCCACGTCGCCCGCCCCGCCATTGTCCAGACCGAGGACCTCTCGGCCAATGGGGTACCAGTACGGCATTACTGGGCAGGCGATCCGACGCGTACCGTGATGTATTTCCACGGCGGCGGTTTTGTTGTCGGAGGGCTGGACAGCCATGATGACATCTGCGCCGAAATCTGCGCCCAGACCGGGTACCGGGTAATCGCGGTTGATTACCGTCTGGCCCCCGAGCACAAACACCCCGCCAGTTTTGAGGACGCCTGGACCGCCAGCCAATGGGCATTTGAGCGGTTCAGCAGCGGATTGGTTCTGGTCGGCGACAGCGCTGGTGGAAATCTGGCGGCCTCGGTGGCGCATCATGCGCGCGGGCAGCAAACCTCTGTGCTGGGCCAGGTTCTGATCTACCCCGTGTTGGGCGGCGATATGACCACAGGATCCTATATTGAACACGCCCAGGCACCAATGCTGACACGCGATGAATGTCTCTATTACCATCAAATTCGCAGCGCAGGCCCACCGCCGCAAAACGATCCGACCTATGCGCCGTTGCAAGACAGCGATTTCACAGACCTGCCGCCAACGCTGGTGGTCTCAGCGGACTGTGACCCGCTGCGCGATGACTCGCGGGACTACCGCGACCAGCTGCAGGCTGCGGGCGGTCAAGTGCAGCTGATCAATGAGCCGGGATTGGTACATGGTTATTTGCGCGCCCGTCACTCGGTCGGACGGGCCAGAAATAGTTTTGAGCGGATTTCCGTAACAATTGAAGCCCTGGGTCAGAACATCTGGCCATTTGACTGACCCCAAAACGCCACCCATCCTTGTCGAGACTTCATCTTTTTAAAAATACTCCGGGGTCCGGGGCAGCGCCCCGGCCTGTTTTGTCACCAAAGAAAAGGCTTGGCCTGCATCGTCTCCGCGACCGGTGCGCCCATCCGAGACAGGATCGTTGGGGCGAGTTGCAACTGGTCGATGACGGTATCGCTGCTGGGCCCCTGCGCCTCACCAAAGTAATAAAGAGCGGTTTCCTGTTGTAGCGGGTCGCGGCCACCATGATGTCCACGCGCGTCCTGACCGTGATCTGCCGTCACGATCACTTCATACCCCATCTGCCGCCAGCGGGTGATGAAGGGCGCCAGCATTTCGTCCATGGTAAAACAGGCGTGATCCATTTCCTGACAGTCGTGAAAATACCGGTGCCCCATGCTGTCCAGTGTGCAGGTATGCAGCATGCCGTAGTCCAGCCCATGGCGCAGGCAAAGGTTGGTCAAAGTGCCAAACAGATCCACGTCTGACGGTGTCATCTGGTTGTGGTGCCCATAGCCACTCATCGTATGAAAGCGGCCGTGGTTGATGGTCTGGCTGTCCGGCTCGTCATACTCAATATCAAGCACTGGATCAAAGGGATGCCGGTTGAAGAACTCGGACCAGAAACTATGCGCCACGCCGCCGGTCACACCGCCCCCCTTGCGCACCTGACTGAACACGTCGTCATGGCTCAGCCGGAACACATTTCGATTGCCGGTGCAGCCGTGCTGTTGCGGGGTCACGCCGGTATGGATCGAGGCATAGCAACTGGCAGAAATTGACGGCAGCACGGCACGATGCTTCCACACGCGCGCCTCGCCACTGTCAACCCAGCCTTCCAGATTGCCAAACAAGCGCCGGAAATTTCGCCAAGGCACCCCATCAAGAATGATCAAAAGCAGTTTGGTATCCATGGGGCGCTCCTTAGGCCTGAAACCGGTTGCCGGTCCATGCGCCATATCAGCAATTAACGGACAGGATTTCTATGCACAATTGAGACAATTACGGCCTGAAAGCGACGCCAAATCGGTTTCTTGCGCACCACTGTTGCACCGCCCAAAGAAGTGCAGTTCTTAATCTACTGTGCTGCCGTTTTCAGACTGGACATCAGCATGTGAAACTTCTCACCCTGAATGGCCACATGGCCGCGCAGCGCTTCGGCTGCGATGTCCGGGTCGCCATTTTTCAGTGCCAAGACAATCGCAACATGTTCTGCCATCGATTGCGCCATCCTGCCGCGAAATTTCAACTGATGTCTGCGAAATGGCTTTAGGCGCCGATGCAGCCGCAGCGCTTCTTGCTCCAGAAAGGAATTGCCGGACTGCTGATAGATGTAATGGTGGAAAAATTCGTTCTCACGGTAATACTCATCGATATCTGTATTCTCGATCGCCTGCTGACACCGCTTATTGGCCTCGGTCAGGACCTCAATCGCCTGATCCGAAATGCGCAGCGCCGCCAATCGGCCGCACACGCCTTCTATTTCGGCCATGGTTTCGAACATTTCCATCAGCTCCACTGGGCCCGGCTGACGCACAAATACACCGCGACGCGGGATTTGTTCGGCCAAACCCGAGGCAATCAGGCGCTGAAACGCCTCGCGCAGCGGTGTGCGTGACACCCCGAACTGTGCCGCCAACTTAACCTCGTCCAGCCGGTCACCATCGCCAAATTCTCCAGCGAAAACCAGCTCTTCCAGCTCATCTGCAATCATGTCAGCGCGTCGAATGTCCATGCCAAATTGATACCAGAACGCGCATATGTGCGCAATGTTCATTTTCTTGTATACAAGAATCTTGACTTTGAATTCAATTCAGCAAACACTCCCCACATTCACCCGGTTCAAAAACCCGGGTACCTAGGGAGGATACTATGAAAACGAATTTTCTAACGGCAGTCGCAACTGCCGCCGTGCTGGCCCAGTCAGGCGCAGCAAATGCAACCGAACTGCGGTTGTCGCATCAGTGGTCCAACAAGGATATCCGCCACCAAGTCGCGCAGATCGTTGCCGACGAGGTCGCCGCCGCGAATGTGGATCTGGACATTAAGATCTTTGGCTCCAAATCCCTGTTCAAACCACGCGAACAGTACAAACCGCTCAGCCGTGGCCAGCTCGACATGACCGTTCTGCCGCTCAGCTATGCCGGCGGCCAACAGCCTGCGTATAACCTGACCCTGATGCCGGGCCTGGTGAAAAACCACGACCACGCTGCCCGTCTGTCCAGCTCTCCGTTCATGGAAGCCTTAGAGGCCAAGATGGCCGACGACGACGTGATGGTGCTGGTGCATGGCTATCTGGCTGGTGGTTTTGCTGGCAAAGACAAATGCATCACCAGCCCCGACGACGTGAAGGGCCTGCAAACCCGCGCCGCGGGTAAGTCGTTTGAACAGATGCTGGCCGGTGCCGGCGCCTCCATCGCCTCAATGGCCTCGTCCGAGATTTACAACGCCATGCAAACTGGCGTTCTCAGCGCTGCCAATACCTCATCCTCGTCGTTTGTGTCCTATCGCATCTACGAGCAGGTCAGCTGCTATACCCCGGCTGGCGATGTTGCCTTGTGGTTCATGTATCAGCCGCTACTGATGAACAAATCCACCTTTGACGGGCTGAGTGCAGACCAGCAGGCGGCCCTTCTGGCAGGCGCGGCCAAAGCCGAGGCGTTCTATCTCGAAGAAGCTAAGAAACAGGATGCTGCTTCGGTAACAGCTTACGAAGAGGCCGGTGTCGAGATCGCCGAAATGACCGCCGAAGATTTCGCCGCATGGCGCGCGATTGCGCAGGAAACCTCGTATAAGAAATTTGTCGAAGAGGTTCCGGACGGACAGGCTCTGCTGGACCTGGCGCTCGCTGTCGAGTGATGAAAACCGGGCGTTGCAGATCTTGCAGCGCCCCCATTAAATACCACCCCAATATCAAAGGAAGACGCAATGGCTGGCCATAGCTCAGCCGCCGCAGCGCATGCAGGAAACAACCCATTCCTGCGCGCTGTGGCTGCTATCTCAACACTTGCCGGCTGGGTCTCAGCTGCGATGATTGTCACCGCAGTGGCCATCACCTGCCAAATGATCTTTGTCCGCTTTGTCCTGAATGGGTCCACCATCTGGCAAACCGAGGCGGTGATCTATCTGGTCATATCGGCCACCCTGATCGGCCTGCCCTATGTGCAGCGGTTGCGGGGTCATGTGAACGTCGATCTCATTCCCCTGGCACTGCCGAAACCTGCTCGCATGGCCCTGGCCATATTGACCCTGTCGGCGTCCATTGTGATCGTCACGATCATGCTCTGGTACGGCTTTGAGTACTGGCACTTTGCCTGGGCCCGCAACTGGCACTCGGACACCATTTGGGGCGTGCGCCTTTGGATCCCCTATCTGTCCCTGCCCGTTGGCTTTGCCCTGTTCCTGCTCCAACTGATCGCCGACCTGGTCGCCGTCATCCTGAAAATCGATCAACCCTTTGGTTTGGAGGATACCTGATGGATCCGCTGTTTTTAGGCGCAATTGTCGCCGTTGCCACCATCCTTGTGCTGTTCTCGGGCGTCTCTGTTGCGCTGGGGCTGTTGATCGTCTCGGCCGGATTTCTGATGATCTTTGACGGTATGCGCTCGCTGGAACTGATGCCGGAAATCCTGTTTGGCAAATTGGACAACTTTGCCCTGCTCTCGATCCCGATGTTCATCATCATGGGGTCCAGCATCGCCTCGACCCGGGCAGGCGCTGACCTCTATGAGGCACTAGAGCGCTGGCTGACCCGGGTTCCCGGTGGGCTGGTGATTTCCAACCTGGGTGCCTGCGCGCTGTTTGCTGCGATGTCCGGCTCCAGCCCCGCCACCTGCGCCGCGATCGGCAAGATGGGCATCCCCGAGATGCGCAAACGTGGCTATCCAGACGGCGTTGCGGCCGGGTCGATCGCTGCCGGCGGCACACTTGGCATCCTGATCCCGCCTTCGGTCACCATGATTGTCTATGGCATCGCCACTGAGAGCTCGATTGGCCGCCTGTTCCTGGCCGGTGTCCTCCCCGGATTGATGCTGGTGGGCCTGTTCATGGTCTGGTCGCTCTACTCCACCTGGAGATCCGGCAATACCGCCCTGCTGTCAGCCCGCAGCTATAGCTGGCGCGAGCGGTTTGAGATCCTGCCCCGCGTGCTGCCGTTTCTGTTCATCATACTGGGCGTGCTTTACGCCATGTATGGTGGCATCGCCACACCATCGGAAACCGCCGCCGTGGGTGCCCTGCTCTGCCTGCTGATCGCTGTGGTGATCTACAAGCTGTGGCATCCGCGTGATCTGTGGGTGGTGCTGCGCGACAGCACCAAGGAAAGCGTGATGATCCTGTTCATCATCGCCGCTGCGGGTGTGTTCTCCTACATGCTGTCCAGCCTCTATATCACCCAGTCTATTGCGGAATGGATCGGCACGCTGGATGTGAACCGCTGGGTTTTGATGGGTGCTGTGAACCTGTTCCTGCTGATCGCCGGGTTCTTTTTGCCCCCAGTGGCGGTGATCCTTATGGCCGCGCCGATCCTGCTGCCCATCATCACCACTGCTGGCTTTGACCCGATCTGGTTTGCCGTGGTGCTGACCATCAACATGGAGATCGGTCTGATTTCACCGCCGGTGGGTCTGAACCTCTATGTGATCAGCGGCATTGCGCCTGACATCTCACTGCGCACCATTCTGACCGGGTCCCTGCCCTATGTGGCCTGCATGGTGCTGGCGATCCTGTTGCTGTGCATTTTCCCCGGTCTGGCAACCTGGTTGCCGGATGCCGTAATGGGGGCTGGCTTATGAGCTTTCTCGCCGACCTTTTGACCACCGTCTTTGAACGCCGCTATCGCCGCGCCTCAGAACCCGACAACCAGGGGCGATCCATCGAAGCACTGTGCACTGACTTGCTAAGCAGTTCTGGTGAGGTCTCGGGCATGGTGCTTGCCCGCCATATCCTGGACGGCTACGGGGCTATGGAAGACGGTGAAAAACGCGATTTCTTTGGCTTTCTGACGGAACACTTGGGGATCAATACGGACGCGGTGGGCCGTGCGCTCAACGCCTATAGCGCCGAAGCCTCCAAATCCAATTACCAAGACTTCATGGGGGCCTCGGAACCCAAGCGGCAAGAGCTGGCCCGGCGGTTGAACCATGTCCCCGGCGCCACCAAACAGCTGGTTGAGATGCGCAAGGACCTGCTGCGCCTGGCCCGCAAACATCCCGAACTGGCTGTGGTTGATCTGGATTTCCGCCACCTGTTCGCCTCGTGGTTCAACCGTGGCTTTCTGGTGCTGCGCCCGATCAGCTGGGAAAGCCCGGCTGACATTCTGGACAAGATCATCGCCTATGAGGCGGTGCACGCCATTCACAGCTGGGACGATTTGCGCAACCGCCTGCAGCCTGCCGACCGGCGCTGTTTTGGCTTTTTCCACCCGGCCATGCCGGATGAACCGCTGATTTTTGTCGAGGTCGCCCTGACCCAGGGCATCCCCGGATCGGTGCAGGGTGTCCTGACAGAGGACCGCGACAACATCGCCGCCGAAGAGGCCGACACGGCAGTGTTCTACTCGATCTCGAATTGTCAGGCCGGGTTGGCCGGGATCTCGTTTGGCAACTCGCTGATCAAACAAGTGGTTGCCGACCTGTCGCGCGAATTGCCTAACCTGACAAGTTTTGTCACCCTGTCGCCCATTCCCGGCTTAAATCGCTGGCTGGCGGAGACAGATCGCCAGATTGATGACCCGGATGACCAACAGCAGCGCGAGATTGCCGCCAACTACCTGTTGACCGCCAAACGCCCCAACGGCGCGCCCTATGATCCGGTGGCCCGTTTCCACCTGGGCAATGGTGCCCTTATCCACGCTGTACATGCCGGGGCTGACCTGTCGGAAAATGGTCTTGCACAATCCGGTGGCGCAATGGTGAATTATCTCTATGACCTGCCCCTGATCACCCAAAACCACGAGCGATATGCCTCGGCTCAGACTGTTGTCGCATCGCCCGAAGTTTCCGCCCTAAGCGCCGCTGCCAAACCGCAAGACACATGAGGACACCCATGATGACCAACCCTCTCTACGATTCTCTCTTTGGTCGCTACGCCGGCAAGACCACGCCCTTTTTGCATCTGCCGGACGGCAGCACCGTGACCCATGATGGGTTTTTATGCATGGCGGCACGGTTTGCGCATGTGTTCCGTGACGCCGGGGTCGCACCCGGTGACCGGCTGGCAGTACAGATTGAAAAATCCCCGCAGGCGCTGGCAATCTACGCTGCCTGCGTGCAGGCCGGCATCGTGTTCCTGCCCTTGAACACAGCCTATACCGCGGCCGAAGTCTCGTATTTTGTGGATAACAGCGGCGCCAAACTGCTGGTCTGCGACAGCAGTTCTCAGGCTGCTCTGACCCCCGTCGCCCAGGCGGCCAAAGCCCGGCTTGAAACACTGGATGCTGATGGCACCGGATCGCTGAGCACCTTGGCAGAAATGCAATCCCACAGCTTCCCCACTGTGGCCAGACAGTTGGATGACCTTGCGGCCTTTCTTTATACATCCGGCACCACGGGACGCTCCAAAGGGGCGATGCTCAGCCAGGAAAACCTGTTGTCCAATGCTGAAACCCTTGTGGATTACTGGCAGTTTACCGATCAAGATGTATTGCTGCACGCCCTGCCGATCTTTCACACTCACGGGCTGTTTGTCGCCTCAAACGTCTCTCTGCTGACCGGTGGATCGATGATCTTTCTGCCCCGGTTCAATCTGGATCAGGTGATCGAAACCTTGCCCCGTGCCACCTGCATGATGGGCGTGCCGACCTTTTACACCCGGTTGCTGGACGATGCCCGGTTCACCACCGAACTGACCGGGCACATGCGCCTGTTCATCTCGGGCAGTGCGCCCCTGTTGGCAGATACCCACGTCCAGTTCGAGACCCGCACCGGCCATCGCATTCTGGAACGCTATGGCATGACTGAAACCAACATGAACACCTCAAACCCCTATGACGACGAGCGCCGCGCCGGGACCGTTGGCAAGCCGCTGCCCGGGGTCGAGCTGAAGATCACCGATGCCGGCACCGGGGAACCCCTGCCCGACGGCGAAATCGGCCAGATTGAGGTGCGCGGACCCAATGTGTTTCAGGGCTATTGGCAGATGCCGGAAAAAACTGCGCAAGAGCTGCGCGAGGATGGGTTTTTCATCACTGGCGATCTGGG
This portion of the Parasedimentitalea marina genome encodes:
- a CDS encoding malonyl-CoA decarboxylase; this encodes MSFLADLLTTVFERRYRRASEPDNQGRSIEALCTDLLSSSGEVSGMVLARHILDGYGAMEDGEKRDFFGFLTEHLGINTDAVGRALNAYSAEASKSNYQDFMGASEPKRQELARRLNHVPGATKQLVEMRKDLLRLARKHPELAVVDLDFRHLFASWFNRGFLVLRPISWESPADILDKIIAYEAVHAIHSWDDLRNRLQPADRRCFGFFHPAMPDEPLIFVEVALTQGIPGSVQGVLTEDRDNIAAEEADTAVFYSISNCQAGLAGISFGNSLIKQVVADLSRELPNLTSFVTLSPIPGLNRWLAETDRQIDDPDDQQQREIAANYLLTAKRPNGAPYDPVARFHLGNGALIHAVHAGADLSENGLAQSGGAMVNYLYDLPLITQNHERYASAQTVVASPEVSALSAAAKPQDT
- a CDS encoding alpha/beta hydrolase is translated as MDYEKQIDAETWDFIRKTGESYADGAVALSIDEQRDNYDAMCRDFHVARPAIVQTEDLSANGVPVRHYWAGDPTRTVMYFHGGGFVVGGLDSHDDICAEICAQTGYRVIAVDYRLAPEHKHPASFEDAWTASQWAFERFSSGLVLVGDSAGGNLAASVAHHARGQQTSVLGQVLIYPVLGGDMTTGSYIEHAQAPMLTRDECLYYHQIRSAGPPPQNDPTYAPLQDSDFTDLPPTLVVSADCDPLRDDSRDYRDQLQAAGGQVQLINEPGLVHGYLRARHSVGRARNSFERISVTIEALGQNIWPFD
- the dctP gene encoding TRAP transporter substrate-binding protein DctP, with the protein product MKTNFLTAVATAAVLAQSGAANATELRLSHQWSNKDIRHQVAQIVADEVAAANVDLDIKIFGSKSLFKPREQYKPLSRGQLDMTVLPLSYAGGQQPAYNLTLMPGLVKNHDHAARLSSSPFMEALEAKMADDDVMVLVHGYLAGGFAGKDKCITSPDDVKGLQTRAAGKSFEQMLAGAGASIASMASSEIYNAMQTGVLSAANTSSSSFVSYRIYEQVSCYTPAGDVALWFMYQPLLMNKSTFDGLSADQQAALLAGAAKAEAFYLEEAKKQDAASVTAYEEAGVEIAEMTAEDFAAWRAIAQETSYKKFVEEVPDGQALLDLALAVE
- a CDS encoding GntR family transcriptional regulator; translated protein: MDIRRADMIADELEELVFAGEFGDGDRLDEVKLAAQFGVSRTPLREAFQRLIASGLAEQIPRRGVFVRQPGPVELMEMFETMAEIEGVCGRLAALRISDQAIEVLTEANKRCQQAIENTDIDEYYRENEFFHHYIYQQSGNSFLEQEALRLHRRLKPFRRHQLKFRGRMAQSMAEHVAIVLALKNGDPDIAAEALRGHVAIQGEKFHMLMSSLKTAAQ
- a CDS encoding acyl-CoA synthetase, with product MPFAGIEDRNALENEMPYDQRDLPATLYGLLSRTAGKHPNSKAVSYQILSGPADKAETLTWSQLKDKTTQAANLFRSLGVGEKDVVAYVLPNCSEAIFSFLGGAVAGIVNPINPLLEPEQIASILRETNATVVVTLMPFPKTDVAQKVAEAVRHAPNVNTVLEVDLNRYLTPPKSWIVPLIRPKLEGKEKIAHATYKNFGKELAKQSTSLDFADSTGDRVACYFHTGGTTGMPKVAQHKYSGMIYNGWLGHTLLFTEEDNIMCPLPLFHVFACHVILMPAISSGAHVVFPTPQGYRGEGVFDNFWKLIERWKITFIITVPTAISAMMQRPIDADVSTVKTAFSGSAPLPVELFNRFEKATGMSIIEGYGLTEATCLVSCNPVNGTKKIGSTGILFPYTDVKIVKGSADGPVESAEDEIGEICVSNPGVYAGNTYTEAAKNADLYYFDTYLRTGDLGRIDEDGYLWITGRAKDLIIRGGHNIDPAEIEEALLGHEAVAFAGAIGQPDAHAGELPCAFVELVNGASVTPEELLDFCKLHVHERAAIPKHMTILDELPKTAVGKVFKPDLRRSAITRVYNQALTKADLAARVENVIDDKKRGLVAQVATNGISEDQIGKVLGGFTRPWEPMPNP
- a CDS encoding malonate--CoA ligase, whose protein sequence is MTNPLYDSLFGRYAGKTTPFLHLPDGSTVTHDGFLCMAARFAHVFRDAGVAPGDRLAVQIEKSPQALAIYAACVQAGIVFLPLNTAYTAAEVSYFVDNSGAKLLVCDSSSQAALTPVAQAAKARLETLDADGTGSLSTLAEMQSHSFPTVARQLDDLAAFLYTSGTTGRSKGAMLSQENLLSNAETLVDYWQFTDQDVLLHALPIFHTHGLFVASNVSLLTGGSMIFLPRFNLDQVIETLPRATCMMGVPTFYTRLLDDARFTTELTGHMRLFISGSAPLLADTHVQFETRTGHRILERYGMTETNMNTSNPYDDERRAGTVGKPLPGVELKITDAGTGEPLPDGEIGQIEVRGPNVFQGYWQMPEKTAQELREDGFFITGDLGVIDPQGYVQIVGRNKDLIISGGYNIYPKEIELVLDDQPGVLESAVVGVPHPDFGETVVGFLVAGDDADPDLEAISTTVGESLARFKHPKKLIVLPELPRNTMGKVQKNLLRDEYRLLFTTQ
- a CDS encoding TRAP transporter small permease, which produces MAGHSSAAAAHAGNNPFLRAVAAISTLAGWVSAAMIVTAVAITCQMIFVRFVLNGSTIWQTEAVIYLVISATLIGLPYVQRLRGHVNVDLIPLALPKPARMALAILTLSASIVIVTIMLWYGFEYWHFAWARNWHSDTIWGVRLWIPYLSLPVGFALFLLQLIADLVAVILKIDQPFGLEDT
- a CDS encoding alkaline phosphatase family protein, producing the protein MDTKLLLIILDGVPWRNFRRLFGNLEGWVDSGEARVWKHRAVLPSISASCYASIHTGVTPQQHGCTGNRNVFRLSHDDVFSQVRKGGGVTGGVAHSFWSEFFNRHPFDPVLDIEYDEPDSQTINHGRFHTMSGYGHHNQMTPSDVDLFGTLTNLCLRHGLDYGMLHTCTLDSMGHRYFHDCQEMDHACFTMDEMLAPFITRWRQMGYEVIVTADHGQDARGHHGGRDPLQQETALYYFGEAQGPSSDTVIDQLQLAPTILSRMGAPVAETMQAKPFLW
- a CDS encoding TRAP transporter large permease, whose protein sequence is MDPLFLGAIVAVATILVLFSGVSVALGLLIVSAGFLMIFDGMRSLELMPEILFGKLDNFALLSIPMFIIMGSSIASTRAGADLYEALERWLTRVPGGLVISNLGACALFAAMSGSSPATCAAIGKMGIPEMRKRGYPDGVAAGSIAAGGTLGILIPPSVTMIVYGIATESSIGRLFLAGVLPGLMLVGLFMVWSLYSTWRSGNTALLSARSYSWRERFEILPRVLPFLFIILGVLYAMYGGIATPSETAAVGALLCLLIAVVIYKLWHPRDLWVVLRDSTKESVMILFIIAAAGVFSYMLSSLYITQSIAEWIGTLDVNRWVLMGAVNLFLLIAGFFLPPVAVILMAAPILLPIITTAGFDPIWFAVVLTINMEIGLISPPVGLNLYVISGIAPDISLRTILTGSLPYVACMVLAILLLCIFPGLATWLPDAVMGAGL